A single region of the Gorilla gorilla gorilla isolate KB3781 chromosome 1, NHGRI_mGorGor1-v2.1_pri, whole genome shotgun sequence genome encodes:
- the SF3B4 gene encoding splicing factor 3B subunit 4, translated as MAAGPISERNQDATVYVGGLDEKVSEPLLWELFLQAGPVVNTHMPKDRVTGQHQGYGFVEFLSEEDADYAIKIMNMIKLYGKPIRVNKASAHNKNLDVGANIFIGNLDPEIDEKLLYDTFSAFGVILQTPKIMRDPDTGNSKGYAFINFASFDASDAAIEAMNGQYLCNRPITVSYAFKKDSKGERHGSAAERLLAAQNPLSQADRPHQLFADAPPPPSAPNPVVSSLGSGLPPPGMPPPGSFPPPVPPPGALPPGIPPAMPPPPMPPGAAGHGPPSAGTPGAGHPGHGHSHPHPFPPGGMPHPGMSQMQLAHHGPHGLGHPHAGPPGSGGQPPPRPPPGMPHPGPPPMGMPPRGPPFGSPMGHPGPMPPHGMRGPPPLMPPHGYTGPPRPPPYGYQRGPLPPPRPTPRPPVPPRGPLRGPLPQ; from the exons ATGGCTGCCGGGCCGATCTCCGAGCGGAACCAGG ATGCCACTGTGTACGTGGGGGGCCTGGATGAGAAGGTTAGTGAACCGCTGCTGTGGGAACTGTTTCTCCAGGCTGGACCGGTAGTCAACACCCACATGCCAAAGGATAGAGTCACTGGCCAGCACCAAG GCTATGGCTTTGTGGAATTCTTGAGTGAGGAAGATGCTGACTATGCCATTAAGATCATGAACATGATCAAACTCTATGGGAAGCCAATACGGGTGAACAAAGCATCAGCTCACAACAAAAACCTGGATGTAGGGGCCAACATTTTCATTGGGAACCTGGATCCTGAGATTGATGAGAAGTTGCTTTATGATACTTTCAGCGCCTTTGGGGTCATCTTACAAACCCCCAAGATTATGCGGGACCCTGACACAGGCAACTCCAAAGGTTATGCCTTTATTAATTTTGCTTCATTTGATGCTTCGGATGCAGCAATTGAAGCCATGAATGGGCAGTACCTCTGTAACCGCCCTATCACCGTATCTTATGCCTTCAAGAAGGACTCCAAGGGTGAGCGCCATGGCTCAGCAGCCGAACGACTTCTGGCAGCTCAGAACCCGCTCTCCCAGGCTGATCGCCCTCATCAGCTGTTTGCAGATGCACCTCCTCCACCCTCTGCTCCCAATCCTGTGGTATCATCATTGGGGTCTGGGCTTCCTCCACCAG GCATGCCTCCTCCTGGCTCCTTCCCACCCCCAGTGCCACCTCCTGGAGCCCTCCCACCTGGGATACCCCCAGCCATGCCCCCACCACCTATGCCTCCTGGGGCTGCAGGACATGGCCCCCCATCGGCAGGAACCCCAGGGGCAGGACATCCTGGTCATGGACACTCACATCCTCACCCATTCCCACCGGGTGGGATGCCCCATCCAG ggATGTCTCAGATGCAGCTTGCACACCATGGCCCTCATGGCTTAGGACATCCCCACGCTGGACCCCCAGGCTCTGGGGGCCAGCCACCGCCCCGACCACCACCTGGAATGCCTCATCCTGGACCTCCTCCAATGGGCATGCCCCCCCGAGGGCCTCCATTCGGATCTCCCATGG GTCACCCAGGTCCTATGCCTCCGCATGGTATGCGTGGACCTCCTCCACTGATGCCCCCCCATGGATACACTGGCCCTCCACGACCCCCACCGTATGGCTACCAGCGGgggcctctccctccacccagACCCACTCCCCGGCCACCAGTTCCCCCTCGAGGCCCACTTCGAGGCCCTCTCCCTCAGTAA
- the MTMR11 gene encoding myotubularin-related protein 11 isoform X2, protein MPEPRSRQPSSCLASRCLPGEQILAWAPGVRKGLEPELSGTLICTNFRVTFQPCGWQWNQDTPLNSEYDFALVNIGRLEAVSGLSRVQLLRPGSLHKFIPEEILIHGRDFRLLRVGFEAGGLEPQAFQVTMAIVQARAQSNQAQQYSGITLSKAGQGSGSRKPPIPLMETAEDWETERKKQAARGWRVSTVNERFDVATSLPRYFWVPNRILDSEVRRAYGHFHQGRGPRLSWHHPGGSDLLRCGGFYTASDPNKEDIRAVELMLQAGHSDVVLVDTMDELPSLADVQLAHLRLRALCLPDSSVAEDKWLSALEGTRWLDYVRACLRKASDISVLVTSRVRSVILQERGDRDLNGLLSSLVQLLSAPEARTLFGFQSLVQREWVAAGHPFLTRLGGTGASEEAPVFLLFLDCVWQLLQQFPADFEFSEFFLLALHDSVRVPDTLTFLRNTPWERGKQSGQLNSYTQVYTPGYSQPPAGNSFNLQLSVWDWDLRYSNAQILQFQNPGYDPEHCPDSWLPRPQPSFMVPGPPSSVWLFSRGALTPLNQLCPWRDSPSLLAVSSRWLPRPAISSESLADQEWGLPSHWGACPLPPGLLLPGYLGPQIRLWRRCYLRGRPEVQMGLSAPTVSGLQDELSHLQELLRKWTPRISPEDHSKKRDPHTILNPTEIAGILKGRAEGDLG, encoded by the exons ATGCCGGAGCCCAGGAGTCGTCAGCCTAGCAGTTGCCTGGCCTCCAGATGCCTCCCAG GGGAGCAGATCCTAGCATGGGCCCCAGGGGTGAGGAAGGGCCTGGAACCGGAATTGTCTGGAACCCTGATCTGTACCAACTTTAGGGTCACCTTCCAGCCCTGTGGATGGCAGTGGAATCAG GACACTCCCTTGAACAGTGAATACGATTTTGCCCTGGTCAACATTGGACGATTAGAGGCTG TGAGCGGCTTGTCCCGAGTCCAGCTCCTCCGTCCAGGGTCCCTGCATAAATTTATCCCTGAGGAGATTCTGATTCATGGCCGAGACTTCCGGCTTCTCAGAGTTGGTTTTGAGGCTGGAGGCCTAGAGCCTCAGGCTTTTCAG GTGACCATGGCCATTGTCCAAGCCAGAGCTCAGAGCAATCAAGCCCAACAGTATTCGGGGATAACCCTGAGCAAGGCTG GCCAGGGTTCTGGCTCCAGAAAACCACCAATTCCTCTCATGGAGACAGCGGAAGACTGGGAGACTGAGCGGAAGAAGCAGGCAGCCAGAGGCTGGAGGGTCAGCACGGTCAACGAGAGGTTCGACGTAGCCACCAG CCTCCCCCGTTACTTCTGGGTCCCTAACCGAATTCTGGACAGTGAGGTCAGGAGAGCATATGGCCACTTTCATCAGGGCCGTGGACCG CGCTTGTCCTGGCATCACCCTGGGGGCAGTGATCTTCTCCGCTGTGGAGGCTTCTATACAGCCAGTGACCCTAACAAGGAGGATATCAG AGCAGTGGAGTTGATGCTCCAGGCTGGGCATTCAGATGTTGTCCTGGTAGACACTATGGATGAGCTGCCCAGCCTTGCAGATGTCCAACTTGCCCACCTGAGGCTGAGGGCCCTCTGCCTGCCtg ATTCATCTGTAGCTGAGGATAAATGGCTTTCAGCCCTGGAAGGAACACGATGGCTGGACTATGTCAG GGCTTGTCTTCGAAAGGCCAGTGACATTTCAGTATTAGTGACATCCAGGGTTCGTTCTGTAATACTTCAAG AGCGCGGTGATCGTGATCTCAATGGCCTCCTCTCTTCACTCGTCCAGCTGCTTTCAGCCCCCGAAGCCCGAACACTGTTTGGCTTCCAATCACTAGTACAGCGAGAGTGGGTGGCAGCTGGACATCCCTTCCTGACTCGGCTTGGGGGAACTGGGGCCAGTGAAGAG GCTCCGGTGTTTCTCCTCTTCCTTGATTGTGTCTGGCAGCTCCTCCAGCAGTTTCCAGCTGATTTTGAATTCTCTGAGTTTTTCCTTCTTGCTCTTCATGACAGTGTCAGGGTTCCTGACACCCTTACCTTCCTGAGAAATACCCCCTGGGAGCGCGGAAAGCAGAGCGGACAG TTAAACTCCTATACACAAGTCTACACCCCAGGATACTCCCAGCCTCCAGCTGGGAACTCTTTTAACCTGCAGCTGTCTGTCTGGGACTGGGATTTACGTTATAGCAATGCACAGATACTACAGTTCCAGAATCCTGGCTATGACCCAGAACACTGTCCAGATTCCTGGCTCCCTAGACCGCAG cCAAGCTTCATGGTTCCTGGACCCCCCAGTTCTGTGTGGCTCTTCTCTAGAGGAGCATTGACCCCCCTGAATCAGCTCTGTCCTTGGCGGGACAGTCCCTCCCTGCTGGCAGTCTCTTCTCGTTGGCTCCCTCGACCTGCTATCTCCTCTGAAAGCCTGGCTGACCAGGAATGGGGTCTCCCCTCACATTGGGGAGCTTGCCCTTTACCTCCAGGGCTGCTGCTGCCTGGGTATCTCGGACCCCAGATCAGGCTCTGGAGACGCTGCTACCTGAGGGGAAGGCCTGAGGTCCAG ATGGGCCTCTCAGCTCCCACAGTCTCTGGCCTCCAGGATGAGCTATCCCATCTTCAGGAGTTATTACGGAAATGGACACCAAGAATATCTCCTGAGGATCACTCCAAGAAAAGAGATCCACATACCATTCTCAATCCCACTGAAATTGCTGGCATTCTCAAAGGCAGGGCAGAGGGGGATCTGGGGTAG
- the MTMR11 gene encoding myotubularin-related protein 11 isoform X1: protein MWWGGRGQSFNIAPQKEEPEMGSVQENRMPEPRSRQPSSCLASRCLPGEQILAWAPGVRKGLEPELSGTLICTNFRVTFQPCGWQWNQDTPLNSEYDFALVNIGRLEAVSGLSRVQLLRPGSLHKFIPEEILIHGRDFRLLRVGFEAGGLEPQAFQVTMAIVQARAQSNQAQQYSGITLSKAGQGSGSRKPPIPLMETAEDWETERKKQAARGWRVSTVNERFDVATSLPRYFWVPNRILDSEVRRAYGHFHQGRGPRLSWHHPGGSDLLRCGGFYTASDPNKEDIRAVELMLQAGHSDVVLVDTMDELPSLADVQLAHLRLRALCLPDSSVAEDKWLSALEGTRWLDYVRACLRKASDISVLVTSRVRSVILQERGDRDLNGLLSSLVQLLSAPEARTLFGFQSLVQREWVAAGHPFLTRLGGTGASEEAPVFLLFLDCVWQLLQQFPADFEFSEFFLLALHDSVRVPDTLTFLRNTPWERGKQSGQLNSYTQVYTPGYSQPPAGNSFNLQLSVWDWDLRYSNAQILQFQNPGYDPEHCPDSWLPRPQPSFMVPGPPSSVWLFSRGALTPLNQLCPWRDSPSLLAVSSRWLPRPAISSESLADQEWGLPSHWGACPLPPGLLLPGYLGPQIRLWRRCYLRGRPEVQMGLSAPTVSGLQDELSHLQELLRKWTPRISPEDHSKKRDPHTILNPTEIAGILKGRAEGDLG, encoded by the exons ATGTGGTGGGGGGGCAGGGGCCAGAGTTTCAACATTGCCCCCCAGAAGGAGGAGCCAGAGATGGGG TCTGTCCAGGAAAACAGGATGCCGGAGCCCAGGAGTCGTCAGCCTAGCAGTTGCCTGGCCTCCAGATGCCTCCCAG GGGAGCAGATCCTAGCATGGGCCCCAGGGGTGAGGAAGGGCCTGGAACCGGAATTGTCTGGAACCCTGATCTGTACCAACTTTAGGGTCACCTTCCAGCCCTGTGGATGGCAGTGGAATCAG GACACTCCCTTGAACAGTGAATACGATTTTGCCCTGGTCAACATTGGACGATTAGAGGCTG TGAGCGGCTTGTCCCGAGTCCAGCTCCTCCGTCCAGGGTCCCTGCATAAATTTATCCCTGAGGAGATTCTGATTCATGGCCGAGACTTCCGGCTTCTCAGAGTTGGTTTTGAGGCTGGAGGCCTAGAGCCTCAGGCTTTTCAG GTGACCATGGCCATTGTCCAAGCCAGAGCTCAGAGCAATCAAGCCCAACAGTATTCGGGGATAACCCTGAGCAAGGCTG GCCAGGGTTCTGGCTCCAGAAAACCACCAATTCCTCTCATGGAGACAGCGGAAGACTGGGAGACTGAGCGGAAGAAGCAGGCAGCCAGAGGCTGGAGGGTCAGCACGGTCAACGAGAGGTTCGACGTAGCCACCAG CCTCCCCCGTTACTTCTGGGTCCCTAACCGAATTCTGGACAGTGAGGTCAGGAGAGCATATGGCCACTTTCATCAGGGCCGTGGACCG CGCTTGTCCTGGCATCACCCTGGGGGCAGTGATCTTCTCCGCTGTGGAGGCTTCTATACAGCCAGTGACCCTAACAAGGAGGATATCAG AGCAGTGGAGTTGATGCTCCAGGCTGGGCATTCAGATGTTGTCCTGGTAGACACTATGGATGAGCTGCCCAGCCTTGCAGATGTCCAACTTGCCCACCTGAGGCTGAGGGCCCTCTGCCTGCCtg ATTCATCTGTAGCTGAGGATAAATGGCTTTCAGCCCTGGAAGGAACACGATGGCTGGACTATGTCAG GGCTTGTCTTCGAAAGGCCAGTGACATTTCAGTATTAGTGACATCCAGGGTTCGTTCTGTAATACTTCAAG AGCGCGGTGATCGTGATCTCAATGGCCTCCTCTCTTCACTCGTCCAGCTGCTTTCAGCCCCCGAAGCCCGAACACTGTTTGGCTTCCAATCACTAGTACAGCGAGAGTGGGTGGCAGCTGGACATCCCTTCCTGACTCGGCTTGGGGGAACTGGGGCCAGTGAAGAG GCTCCGGTGTTTCTCCTCTTCCTTGATTGTGTCTGGCAGCTCCTCCAGCAGTTTCCAGCTGATTTTGAATTCTCTGAGTTTTTCCTTCTTGCTCTTCATGACAGTGTCAGGGTTCCTGACACCCTTACCTTCCTGAGAAATACCCCCTGGGAGCGCGGAAAGCAGAGCGGACAG TTAAACTCCTATACACAAGTCTACACCCCAGGATACTCCCAGCCTCCAGCTGGGAACTCTTTTAACCTGCAGCTGTCTGTCTGGGACTGGGATTTACGTTATAGCAATGCACAGATACTACAGTTCCAGAATCCTGGCTATGACCCAGAACACTGTCCAGATTCCTGGCTCCCTAGACCGCAG cCAAGCTTCATGGTTCCTGGACCCCCCAGTTCTGTGTGGCTCTTCTCTAGAGGAGCATTGACCCCCCTGAATCAGCTCTGTCCTTGGCGGGACAGTCCCTCCCTGCTGGCAGTCTCTTCTCGTTGGCTCCCTCGACCTGCTATCTCCTCTGAAAGCCTGGCTGACCAGGAATGGGGTCTCCCCTCACATTGGGGAGCTTGCCCTTTACCTCCAGGGCTGCTGCTGCCTGGGTATCTCGGACCCCAGATCAGGCTCTGGAGACGCTGCTACCTGAGGGGAAGGCCTGAGGTCCAG ATGGGCCTCTCAGCTCCCACAGTCTCTGGCCTCCAGGATGAGCTATCCCATCTTCAGGAGTTATTACGGAAATGGACACCAAGAATATCTCCTGAGGATCACTCCAAGAAAAGAGATCCACATACCATTCTCAATCCCACTGAAATTGCTGGCATTCTCAAAGGCAGGGCAGAGGGGGATCTGGGGTAG
- the MTMR11 gene encoding myotubularin-related protein 11 isoform X3 produces MPPRVTFQPCGWQWNQDTPLNSEYDFALVNIGRLEAVSGLSRVQLLRPGSLHKFIPEEILIHGRDFRLLRVGFEAGGLEPQAFQVTMAIVQARAQSNQAQQYSGITLSKAGQGSGSRKPPIPLMETAEDWETERKKQAARGWRVSTVNERFDVATSLPRYFWVPNRILDSEVRRAYGHFHQGRGPRLSWHHPGGSDLLRCGGFYTASDPNKEDIRAVELMLQAGHSDVVLVDTMDELPSLADVQLAHLRLRALCLPDSSVAEDKWLSALEGTRWLDYVRACLRKASDISVLVTSRVRSVILQERGDRDLNGLLSSLVQLLSAPEARTLFGFQSLVQREWVAAGHPFLTRLGGTGASEEAPVFLLFLDCVWQLLQQFPADFEFSEFFLLALHDSVRVPDTLTFLRNTPWERGKQSGQLNSYTQVYTPGYSQPPAGNSFNLQLSVWDWDLRYSNAQILQFQNPGYDPEHCPDSWLPRPQPSFMVPGPPSSVWLFSRGALTPLNQLCPWRDSPSLLAVSSRWLPRPAISSESLADQEWGLPSHWGACPLPPGLLLPGYLGPQIRLWRRCYLRGRPEVQMGLSAPTVSGLQDELSHLQELLRKWTPRISPEDHSKKRDPHTILNPTEIAGILKGRAEGDLG; encoded by the exons ATGCCTCCCAG GGTCACCTTCCAGCCCTGTGGATGGCAGTGGAATCAG GACACTCCCTTGAACAGTGAATACGATTTTGCCCTGGTCAACATTGGACGATTAGAGGCTG TGAGCGGCTTGTCCCGAGTCCAGCTCCTCCGTCCAGGGTCCCTGCATAAATTTATCCCTGAGGAGATTCTGATTCATGGCCGAGACTTCCGGCTTCTCAGAGTTGGTTTTGAGGCTGGAGGCCTAGAGCCTCAGGCTTTTCAG GTGACCATGGCCATTGTCCAAGCCAGAGCTCAGAGCAATCAAGCCCAACAGTATTCGGGGATAACCCTGAGCAAGGCTG GCCAGGGTTCTGGCTCCAGAAAACCACCAATTCCTCTCATGGAGACAGCGGAAGACTGGGAGACTGAGCGGAAGAAGCAGGCAGCCAGAGGCTGGAGGGTCAGCACGGTCAACGAGAGGTTCGACGTAGCCACCAG CCTCCCCCGTTACTTCTGGGTCCCTAACCGAATTCTGGACAGTGAGGTCAGGAGAGCATATGGCCACTTTCATCAGGGCCGTGGACCG CGCTTGTCCTGGCATCACCCTGGGGGCAGTGATCTTCTCCGCTGTGGAGGCTTCTATACAGCCAGTGACCCTAACAAGGAGGATATCAG AGCAGTGGAGTTGATGCTCCAGGCTGGGCATTCAGATGTTGTCCTGGTAGACACTATGGATGAGCTGCCCAGCCTTGCAGATGTCCAACTTGCCCACCTGAGGCTGAGGGCCCTCTGCCTGCCtg ATTCATCTGTAGCTGAGGATAAATGGCTTTCAGCCCTGGAAGGAACACGATGGCTGGACTATGTCAG GGCTTGTCTTCGAAAGGCCAGTGACATTTCAGTATTAGTGACATCCAGGGTTCGTTCTGTAATACTTCAAG AGCGCGGTGATCGTGATCTCAATGGCCTCCTCTCTTCACTCGTCCAGCTGCTTTCAGCCCCCGAAGCCCGAACACTGTTTGGCTTCCAATCACTAGTACAGCGAGAGTGGGTGGCAGCTGGACATCCCTTCCTGACTCGGCTTGGGGGAACTGGGGCCAGTGAAGAG GCTCCGGTGTTTCTCCTCTTCCTTGATTGTGTCTGGCAGCTCCTCCAGCAGTTTCCAGCTGATTTTGAATTCTCTGAGTTTTTCCTTCTTGCTCTTCATGACAGTGTCAGGGTTCCTGACACCCTTACCTTCCTGAGAAATACCCCCTGGGAGCGCGGAAAGCAGAGCGGACAG TTAAACTCCTATACACAAGTCTACACCCCAGGATACTCCCAGCCTCCAGCTGGGAACTCTTTTAACCTGCAGCTGTCTGTCTGGGACTGGGATTTACGTTATAGCAATGCACAGATACTACAGTTCCAGAATCCTGGCTATGACCCAGAACACTGTCCAGATTCCTGGCTCCCTAGACCGCAG cCAAGCTTCATGGTTCCTGGACCCCCCAGTTCTGTGTGGCTCTTCTCTAGAGGAGCATTGACCCCCCTGAATCAGCTCTGTCCTTGGCGGGACAGTCCCTCCCTGCTGGCAGTCTCTTCTCGTTGGCTCCCTCGACCTGCTATCTCCTCTGAAAGCCTGGCTGACCAGGAATGGGGTCTCCCCTCACATTGGGGAGCTTGCCCTTTACCTCCAGGGCTGCTGCTGCCTGGGTATCTCGGACCCCAGATCAGGCTCTGGAGACGCTGCTACCTGAGGGGAAGGCCTGAGGTCCAG ATGGGCCTCTCAGCTCCCACAGTCTCTGGCCTCCAGGATGAGCTATCCCATCTTCAGGAGTTATTACGGAAATGGACACCAAGAATATCTCCTGAGGATCACTCCAAGAAAAGAGATCCACATACCATTCTCAATCCCACTGAAATTGCTGGCATTCTCAAAGGCAGGGCAGAGGGGGATCTGGGGTAG